In one window of Opitutus sp. GAS368 DNA:
- a CDS encoding glycoside hydrolase family 2 TIM barrel-domain containing protein, with product MGISRLILASTLRPACILIFAGALLAGSPLMAEDAPVRRTASLTEDWAFRYGAENGPAALAGTVAGWPVVRLPHTWNAADGADGGGNHVRGAGWYVRRFQVDAAWSSRRVYIQFDGASRVATVYLNGKKIGTHAGCFARFRFDLTEALKFDGENLLAVEVNNADDGLAPVTADFTFFGGLYRKVHLFALDPLHVDVMDHAADGVFVTPDNVTAARADFSVAINVRNDSGRAAQAVIRTVVRDGQGAVVATQEQAQELAAHGAARIAQPFGLEHPHLWNGRQDPHQYEAEVSVLADGQVRDVVRQRFGLRSFRVDPDRGFFLNGAYLDLHGVSRHQDRAGKGWAISPEDEREDFAMIEEIGATAIRVAHYPQSALWYDLADERGLVVWAEIPVVNEVPATAVYAENAREQLRELIRQNYNRPAICFWGVGNETREADERSGKPAQVNGAASDRLIAELAELARTEDPARLSTYASHHRAEDTRNFHTDVLGFNKYFGWYGGTVGDFASWADETHRRFPALRFGLSEFGAGANIRQHELSGAKPAPGGEWHPEEYQAHYHEICWQALSARPYVWGKFVWNMFDFASDKRSEGAMPGINDKGLVTYDRRTRKDAFYFYKANWNPAPMLHIAGRRFAQRPAGSTSITVYSNAARVELLFNGVSHGTVASENRVFRWDVKLAAGDNRIAARAIDAPALTDECVITGAIKAATP from the coding sequence ATGGGAATTTCCCGTCTCATCCTGGCGTCGACGCTTCGTCCCGCCTGCATCCTGATTTTCGCCGGTGCCCTGCTGGCCGGCAGCCCCCTGATGGCGGAGGACGCGCCGGTCCGGCGGACCGCCTCGCTGACGGAGGACTGGGCGTTCCGTTACGGCGCTGAGAACGGGCCGGCCGCCCTGGCCGGCACGGTGGCCGGCTGGCCGGTCGTGCGACTGCCGCATACCTGGAACGCGGCCGATGGCGCGGACGGCGGCGGAAACCACGTCCGCGGCGCCGGCTGGTATGTCCGCCGTTTCCAGGTTGACGCGGCCTGGTCGTCGCGGCGGGTCTACATCCAGTTCGACGGCGCCAGCCGGGTTGCCACCGTTTACCTGAACGGGAAAAAGATCGGCACGCACGCCGGCTGCTTCGCGCGGTTCCGGTTCGACCTGACGGAGGCGCTGAAGTTTGATGGCGAAAACCTGCTGGCGGTCGAAGTGAACAATGCCGACGACGGCCTGGCGCCGGTCACGGCGGACTTCACCTTTTTCGGCGGGCTCTACCGGAAGGTGCACCTGTTCGCCCTTGATCCGCTGCATGTCGACGTCATGGACCACGCGGCCGACGGGGTCTTCGTAACCCCGGACAACGTCACGGCGGCCCGCGCCGATTTCTCCGTCGCCATCAATGTGCGCAACGATTCCGGCCGGGCCGCGCAGGCCGTGATCCGCACCGTGGTGCGGGACGGGCAGGGCGCGGTCGTGGCCACGCAGGAGCAGGCGCAGGAGCTTGCTGCCCACGGCGCCGCGCGCATCGCGCAGCCCTTTGGACTGGAGCATCCGCACCTTTGGAACGGCCGGCAGGATCCCCACCAGTATGAGGCGGAGGTCTCCGTGCTGGCGGACGGGCAGGTGCGCGACGTGGTGCGGCAGCGCTTCGGCCTGCGTTCGTTCCGGGTCGATCCCGACCGGGGCTTCTTCCTGAACGGCGCCTACCTCGACCTGCACGGCGTGAGCCGGCACCAGGACCGGGCTGGCAAGGGCTGGGCGATCAGCCCGGAGGACGAGCGCGAGGATTTCGCGATGATCGAGGAGATCGGGGCCACGGCGATCCGGGTCGCGCACTATCCGCAGTCCGCCCTCTGGTATGACCTCGCCGACGAGCGCGGCCTGGTCGTGTGGGCCGAGATCCCCGTGGTGAACGAGGTGCCGGCGACGGCGGTCTATGCCGAGAATGCCCGGGAGCAGCTCCGCGAGCTGATCCGGCAGAACTACAACCGGCCGGCCATCTGCTTCTGGGGCGTCGGCAACGAGACGCGCGAAGCCGATGAGCGCTCAGGCAAGCCGGCGCAGGTGAATGGCGCGGCTTCCGACCGCCTGATTGCGGAACTGGCGGAGCTGGCCCGCACGGAGGATCCGGCGCGCCTTTCCACCTATGCCTCGCACCACCGGGCGGAGGACACGCGGAATTTCCACACCGACGTCCTGGGTTTCAACAAATACTTCGGCTGGTATGGCGGGACCGTGGGGGATTTCGCGAGCTGGGCGGACGAAACGCACCGGCGGTTTCCGGCGCTGCGCTTCGGCCTGAGCGAATTCGGCGCCGGCGCGAACATCCGGCAGCACGAGCTTTCCGGCGCCAAGCCCGCGCCCGGCGGCGAGTGGCACCCGGAGGAATACCAGGCGCATTACCACGAGATCTGCTGGCAGGCGCTGTCCGCGCGGCCCTATGTGTGGGGCAAGTTCGTCTGGAACATGTTCGACTTCGCCTCGGACAAACGATCCGAAGGCGCCATGCCGGGCATCAACGACAAGGGGCTGGTCACCTACGACCGCCGGACGCGCAAGGACGCGTTCTATTTCTACAAGGCGAACTGGAACCCCGCTCCGATGCTGCACATTGCCGGCCGGCGTTTCGCCCAGCGTCCCGCCGGCAGCACCAGCATCACGGTTTACTCCAACGCGGCGCGGGTTGAGCTGTTGTTCAATGGCGTTTCCCACGGCACGGTTGCGAGCGAGAATCGTGTCTTCCGCTGGGACGTGAAGCTGGCCGCGGGCGACAACCGCATCGCGGCCCGCGCTATTGACGCCCCGGCTCTGACCGATGAGTGTGTCATCACCGGCGCGATCAAAGCCGCCACCCCTTAA